In Nostoc piscinale CENA21, the genomic stretch AGGTAATTTAACTGGTTTAGCAGTTGCAGGCGATCGCATCCACAAGTACCTCGCTCAAGCTGAGGGCGCTTTGGAAGTATTCACGGCGCTGAATACTGCTGGTTTAACGGATGCAGCAGTTGTATGGGTGGGTAAAAATGTCGTGGTTGACACACCTATTCATCTGCTGTTTATTTCGGTTGCTGGCGAGACGGCGACTATTTCTCAGCCGCGTTGTTTGGTGGTGGCAGAAACTGGTTCGCAGGTGACTTTGGTGGAGGAATATACGAACCACAGAGACACAGAGGGCGCGGAGGGTAATAGTTATTTTACCAATGCGGTTACGGAGGTTTGGGTTGGTGAGAATGCTGCGGTAAATCATACTAGGGTTGAGCGAGAAGACGCAGAGGCGTTTCACGTTGGTAAGACTGCGGTTAACCAAGCTCGTTATAGTCGCTATACCTGTAATGCTTTCACTTTAGGGGCAAAGTTATCGCGTCACAATTTGGAGATTTTGCAAACTGGTGAGCAAACCGAAACTACGCTCAACGGTTTGGCGATGATTTCTGGGAAGCAAGTGGCGGATACTCATAGCGCGATCGCTCTGAATTATCCTTATGGTAAAAGTGAACAATTGCACAAATGTATTGTTGGCGATCGCGCTCATGCGGTATTCAATGGTAAAGTATTTGTACCTAAACCAGCACAGTTAACTGATGCCGCCCAGTTAAATCGCAATTTACTCCTATCCTCCAAAGCGCGAGTAGATACCAAACCCCAATTAGAAATTACCGCCGATAACGTTAAATGCGCTCACGGTGCAACTGTGAGTCAGTTAGAAGATGATGAAATCTTCTATTTGCAAAGCCGAGGAATTGATGAACACGCAGCGCGGAATTTATTAATTAATGGCTTCGCCGCCGAAATCATCAACAAAGTTCCTCTTGCTTCCCTCAGAGACATATTGCTAAACACCGTCACTAGTTTTAAGTCTTTGACTAATGACTAATGACTAATAACTAATGACTATTGACTAACTACCAATGACTTTTACAGCTACCAAAACCCTTGCCGATAAAGTCCGCGCTGACTTCCCGATATTACACCAGGAAGTCAACGGTAAACCTTTGGTTTATCTCGATAACGCGGCGACATCGCAAAAACCTTTGCTTGTATTAAATGCTTTGCGGAATTATTACGAGCAGTACAATGCCAATGTGCATCGCGGCGCTCATACCTTGAGTGCAAAAGCCACTGACGCTTATGAAGCAGCACGCGATAAAATTGCCAAATTTATTAATGCTGCATCGCGTCAAGAAATTATCTACACCCGCAACGCCAGCGAAGCGATTAACTTAGTGGCTTATAGCTGGGGTATGAACAATTTACATCCAGGCGATGAAATTATTCTGTCGGTAATGGAACACCACAGTAATATTGTGCCTTGGCAATTTGTGGCGCAAAAAACGGGTGCAGTTCTGAAATTTGTTGGATTAACACCAGAAGAAACCTTTGATTTAGAACAGTTTAAGCAACTGATTTCTGAGAAAACAAAACTGGTGTCAATTGTTCATATTTCTAACACCTTGGGTTGTATTAACCCAGTGAAAGAAATTGCTGATATTACTCACAGATACGGTGCGAAATTCTTAGTTGATGCTTGTCAAAGTGTGCCTCACATGCCTGTGGATGTTCAAGACATAGGCTGTGATTGGTTGGTGGCTTCGGGACATAAAATGTGTGCGCCAACCGGGATAGGCTTTTTATATGGCAAGCTGGAATTGTTAGAGGCCATGCCACCATTTTTTGGTGGTGGCGAAATGATTTCTGAGGTGTATTTAGATCATTCCACCTATGCCGAATTGCCCCATAAATTTGAAGCTGGGACACCTGCAATTGGAGAAGCGATCGCCCTCGGTGCTGCGATAGATTATCTTACTAATATAGGTATGGATAAAATTCATGCCTATGAAGCTGAGTTAACTGCTTACTTATTTCAACAATTAGAGAAAATACCCCAAATTAAGATTTACGGCCCCAAACCTGATGCTAATGGAGAAGGTAGAGCCGCGTTAGCTGCATTCACAGTCGCAGATGTCCACGCCAACGACTTATCTACATTATTAGATCAAGAAGGCGTTGCTATACGTTCTGGACACCACTGCACCCAACCATTACACCGCTATTTAGGTTTGCCAGCAACTGCAAGGGTAAGTTTCTCTTTCTACAATACCCGCGCAGAAATTGATGTGTTCATCAAAGCATTGAAGGAAACTAT encodes the following:
- the sufD gene encoding Fe-S cluster assembly protein SufD, producing the protein MSIQVSPSAIPNSDAVSLVSSLLDRDAYLTQLLNQVAVSQADGLEELRQQAANWVRHSTIPTTREEEWRFTDLSDLRGVEFRKAQPVDNVAALNITSLTDNRLVFVNGVYAPELSAVNLPDGIVVGNLTGLAVAGDRIHKYLAQAEGALEVFTALNTAGLTDAAVVWVGKNVVVDTPIHLLFISVAGETATISQPRCLVVAETGSQVTLVEEYTNHRDTEGAEGNSYFTNAVTEVWVGENAAVNHTRVEREDAEAFHVGKTAVNQARYSRYTCNAFTLGAKLSRHNLEILQTGEQTETTLNGLAMISGKQVADTHSAIALNYPYGKSEQLHKCIVGDRAHAVFNGKVFVPKPAQLTDAAQLNRNLLLSSKARVDTKPQLEITADNVKCAHGATVSQLEDDEIFYLQSRGIDEHAARNLLINGFAAEIINKVPLASLRDILLNTVTSFKSLTND
- a CDS encoding cysteine desulfurase — its product is MTFTATKTLADKVRADFPILHQEVNGKPLVYLDNAATSQKPLLVLNALRNYYEQYNANVHRGAHTLSAKATDAYEAARDKIAKFINAASRQEIIYTRNASEAINLVAYSWGMNNLHPGDEIILSVMEHHSNIVPWQFVAQKTGAVLKFVGLTPEETFDLEQFKQLISEKTKLVSIVHISNTLGCINPVKEIADITHRYGAKFLVDACQSVPHMPVDVQDIGCDWLVASGHKMCAPTGIGFLYGKLELLEAMPPFFGGGEMISEVYLDHSTYAELPHKFEAGTPAIGEAIALGAAIDYLTNIGMDKIHAYEAELTAYLFQQLEKIPQIKIYGPKPDANGEGRAALAAFTVADVHANDLSTLLDQEGVAIRSGHHCTQPLHRYLGLPATARVSFSFYNTRAEIDVFIKALKETIDFFAGIFG